The genomic region GGACCTCGGCGATGGCCGCGGAGTCGCTGGCGGCGTGGTGGAGCAGGATCTCGTAGTCGTGTTCGCCGGTGTAGCTGATCTCGCAGCCGACCTCCGGCAGGCGCAGGCCGATGCCGAAGACGCCCTCGCCGAAGGCCACCTCGCCGGGGGGCACCGCGCTGGTGCGCGGGGCGCCGGTGTCGGCGAGCTCGGCGTGGTCGGCCGCGTCGCCGGTGGACAGGCGCTGGCCGCGCAGCTGCATGAAGGCCACGCCGCCGATCACCGGGCCCGCGGCGGTGCCGTCGGGGCGCACGGTCAGTTCCAGCAGCACGCCGTTGTCGAAGGCGTTGCCCCACGGGGTGAGGATCATGCCGCCGGGGCGGGTCTGCTCGACCCAGGGGTACGGCAGGCCGTCGCCGACCGCGGCGACTGTGGCGACCACCCGGTCGAACGGGGCTCGCTCCGGGCATCCCAGGGTGCCGTCGGCGCAGGTCACGTGCACCGGGTGGCCGGTGCGAGTCAGGTTGGCGGCGGCGATCTCGGCGAGCGTGGGGTCCAGTTCGACCGTGGTCACCTGGTGCGGGCCGACCAGCTCGGCGAGCAGGGCCGCGTTGTAGCCGGTGCCCGCGCCGATCTCCAGCACCCGCTGGCCGGGGATCAGCCGCAGCCGGTCCAGCATGTCCACCACCAGGCGGGGCTGGGAGGCGCTGCTGGTGGCCACCCGGCCGACCTGCGGCCAGCGGGTCGCGCCGTCGTCGAACTGGGTCACCACCACGGTGTCGCCGTACACGCACTCCCGCCACAGCTCCGGGTCGGTCAGCAGGTCCACCGGCCGCGGCTGCCTGCCGCGCGGCGAGCACCACATCCGGCGCGGGATGAACCAGCCCCGGTCCACCCGCGCGAAGGCGCCCAGCACGGCCTCCCCGGCCCGGCAGACCGCGCGGATCTCGGCGGTGTGCTCGGCGTGACTGGTCGGTCCCGGCACGGCGGACTCCCTGGGCGTCGGCGGGGCGCCGGTGTCAGCGACGGGCGCCCTTGAGCTCCAGCATGGCGCGGTCGGCCTCGGCCAGCGCGGTGGGCAGCTCCGCGGGATGCGCCAGGTCCGCCCAGCCGATGGTCACCGAGATCGGGGTGCCCGCGACCAGCGCCTCCCAGTCCTCCTCGTCGACCGCGGCGGCCAGCCTGCCGCCGATCTCCACCGCCTCGGCCACGCTGGTCTCCGGCAGCAGCGC from Crossiella sp. CA-258035 harbors:
- a CDS encoding methyltransferase domain-containing protein, with amino-acid sequence MPGPTSHAEHTAEIRAVCRAGEAVLGAFARVDRGWFIPRRMWCSPRGRQPRPVDLLTDPELWRECVYGDTVVVTQFDDGATRWPQVGRVATSSASQPRLVVDMLDRLRLIPGQRVLEIGAGTGYNAALLAELVGPHQVTTVELDPTLAEIAAANLTRTGHPVHVTCADGTLGCPERAPFDRVVATVAAVGDGLPYPWVEQTRPGGMILTPWGNAFDNGVLLELTVRPDGTAAGPVIGGVAFMQLRGQRLSTGDAADHAELADTGAPRTSAVPPGEVAFGEGVFGIGLRLPEVGCEISYTGEHDYEILLHHAASDSAAIAEVRDSTVEVREAGPRSLWAEVEAAHRWWVERGRPGPRRFGVTVTPEGQTMWLDRESNPI